A stretch of Prionailurus bengalensis isolate Pbe53 chromosome E4, Fcat_Pben_1.1_paternal_pri, whole genome shotgun sequence DNA encodes these proteins:
- the PYGO2 gene encoding pygopus homolog 2, producing MAASAPPPPDKLEGGGGPAPPPAPPGTGRKQGKAGLQMKSPEKKRRKSNTQGPAYSHLTEFAPPPTPMVDHLVASNPFEDDFGAPKVGGAAPPFLGSPVPFGGFRVQGGMAGQVPPGYGTGGGGGPQPLRRQPPPFPPNPMGPAFNMPPQGPGYAPPGNMNFPGQAFNQPLGQNFSPPGGQMMPGPVGGFGPMISPTMGQPPRGELGPPSLPQRFAQPGAPFGPSPLQRPGQGLPSLPPNTSPFPGPDPGFPGPGGEDGGKPLNAPAPTALPPEPHSGSPAAAVNGNQPSFPPNGSGRGGGTPDANSLAPPGKAGGGSGPQPPPGLVYPCGACRSEVNDDQDAILCEASCQKWFHRECTGMTESAYGLLTTEASAVWACDLCLKTKEIQSVYIREGVGQLVAANDG from the exons ATGGCCGCCTCGGCGCCGCCCCCACCGGACAAGCTGGAGGGAGGTGGCGGCCCCGCACCGCCCCCTGCGCCGCCCGGCACCGGGAGGAAGCAGGGCAAGGCCG GTCTGCAGATGAAGAGCCCAGAAAAGAAGCGAAGGAAGTCAAATACTCAG GGCCCTGCTTACTCACATCTGACGGAGTTTGCACCACCCCCGACTCCCATGGTGGATCACCTGGTTGCATCCAACCCTTTCGAGGATGACTTCGGAGCCCCTAAGGTGGGGGGCGCAGCCCCTCCGTTCCTTGGCAGTCCTGTCCCTTTTGGAGGCTTCCGCGTACAGGGGGGCATGGCAGGCCAGGTACCCCCAGGCTACGgcactgggggtggagggggtccCCAGCCTCTCCGTCGCCagccccctcctttccctcccaatCCTATGGGCCCAGCTTTCAACATGCCCCCCCAGGGCCCTGGCTACGCACCTCCGGGCAACATGAACTTTCCTGGCCAAGCCTTCAACCAGCCTCTGGGCCAAAACTTCAGCCCTCCTGGTGGGCAGATGATGCCAGGCCCGGTGGGAGGATTTGGCCCCATGATCTCACCCACCATGGGACAGCCTCCCAGAGGGGAGCTGggccctccttctctcccccaacGCTTTGCCCAGCCAGGCGCACCTTTTGGCCCTTCTCCTCTCCAGAGACCTGGTCAGGGGCTCCCCAGCCTGCCCCCAAACACCAGTCCCTTCCCTGGTCCGGACCCTGGCTTTCCTGGCCCTGGTGGTGAGGATGGGGGAAAGCCCTTGAATGCCCCTGCTCCCACTGCTCTTCCCCCAGAGCCTCACTCAGGCTCCCCAGCTGCTGCCGTTAACGGGAACCAGCCCAGCTTCCCCCCAAACGGcagtgggcggggcgggggaacCCCAGATGCCAACAGCCTGGCGCCCCCCGGCAAAGCTGGCGGGGGGTCAGGGCCTCAGCCCCCCCCGGGCCTGGTGTACCCGTGTGGCGCCTGTCGCAGCGAGGTGAATGACGACCAGGACGCCATCCTGTGCGAGGCCTCCTGTCAGAAGTGGTTCCATCGCGAGTGCACAGGCATGACTGAGAGCGCGTACGGGCTGCTGACCACCGAGGCCTCCGCCGTCTGGGCTTGCGATCTCTGCCTCAAGACCAAGGAGATCCAGTCTGTGTACATCCGCGAGGGCGTGGGGCAGCTGGTGGCTGCTAACGACGGCTGA
- the PBXIP1 gene encoding pre-B-cell leukemia transcription factor-interacting protein 1 isoform X2, which yields MASCPDSDNSWVLAGSEHPLPQGLPVETLGPESRMDPEPGKAPQAPRSHFEAAADELAGAVNGEETPFQTESPQCGPVLPEKTEAKGVLEGDGCATKPPGLGDMVVQRDLEEAPVVAGPEDTRDTQDLEGHSPPQSLPSSPNAAWPVEEARRSGSEDDTDADVEAEGLRRRRGREPSTPRPVAALGVEGQARGEGAGGEPGLSPNMCLLGALVLLGLGILLFCGGLSEFDSGPTEEAQPQAFPDAGSDAEDGLGQPLQASAPPDRVPSLQSMALLLDKLAKENQDIRLLQAQLQAQKEELQSLVRQPRELEEENARLRGALRRGEAAQRTLESELQRLRAGCVRGPDGVCVPWSGGSLGGGVSGEWEPDPGLPEQQERLEAEAQALRRELERQRQLLGAVRQDLEQSLSGEGRGDLAELGRRLAQKLQGLEKWGQHPGVGANASEAGHREPRFQSPREWSGKEKRRGGQGDRSAEPRRHKKEGSGRERKNWGGEGREMAEGWGEGKPQGAEWGSRKDARRQGPEEPPGRSGSPHPPGGQQHPRREEGASDGRGRPAPAPWAELLRRKYRAPQGCSGVRECARQEGLAFGAELAPVRRQELASLLTTYLARLPWAGQLTQELPLSPAYFGEDGIFRHDRLRFRDFVDALEDSLEEVAVRQTGDDDEVDDFEGFIFSHFFGDKALKKRSGKKDRHFRSPGRG from the exons ATGGCTTCCTGCCCAGACTCTGACAACAGCTGGGTGCTTGCCGGCTCAGAG caccccctcccccagggcctgcCCGTGGAGACCTTGGGCCCAGAATCCAGGATGGACCCAGAACCCGGGAAAGCTCCCCAGGCCCCTCGGAGCCACTTCGAGGCAGCTGCTGATGAACTAGCTGGGGCCGTGAATGGAGAAG AGACCCCCTTCCAGACTGAAAGTCCCCAGTGCGGTCCCGTTCTGCCAGAGAAGACCGAGGCCAAG GGTGTCCTGGAAGGTGACGGTTGTGCCACGAAGCCCCCCGGCCTGGGAGACATGGTGGTCCAGAGAGACTTGGAGGAGGCCCCTGTGGTGGCAGGCCCAGAAGACACACGAGACACGCAGGACCTGGAGGGTCACAGCCCCCCACAGAGCCTGCCCTCATCTCCCAACGCAG CCTGGCCCGTGGAGGAGGCCCGCCGCTCCGGCAGCGAGGACGACACAGACGCAGACGTGGAGGCGGAGGGGCTGCGGAGGCGGCGGGGCCGGGAGCCCAGCACCCCCCGGCCCGTGGCGGCCCTGGGCGTGGAGGGCCAGGCCCGCGGCGAGGGCGCGGGCGGGGAGCCGGGCCTCTCCCCCAACATGTGTCTCCTTGGGGCCCTGGTTCTGCTGGGCCTGGGAATCCTGCTCTTCTGCG GCGGCCTCTCGGAGTTTGACAGCG GGCCCACGGAGGAAGCACAGCCGCAGGCCTTCCCAGACGCCGGCTCGGATGCGGAG GATGGACTGGGGCAGCCGTTGCAGGCCTCAGCACCCCCCGACAGGGTGCCCAGCCTGCAGAGCATGGCCCTCTTGCTGGACAAGCTGGCCAAGGAGAACCAGGACATTCGGCTGCTTCAGGCCCAGCTCCAG GCCCAGAAGGAGGAGCTTCAGAGCCTGGTGCGCCAGCCCCGAGAGCTGGAAGAGGAGAACGCGCGGCTGCGGGGGGCCCTGCGGCGGGGCGAGGCCGCCCAGCGCACCCTGGAGTCCGAGCTGCAGCGGCTGCGGGCCGGCTGCGTGCGGGGCCCAGACGGGGTGTGCGTCCCCTGGAGCGGAGGCTCTCTGGGCGGCGGGGTCTCCGGGGAGTGGGAGCCGGACCCTGGCCTCCCTGAGCAGCAGGAACGGCTGGAGGCGGAGGCCCAGGCACTAAGGCGCGAGTTGGAGAGGCAGCGGCAGCTGCTGGGGGCGGTGCGGCAGGACCTGGAGCAGAGCTTGAGCGGTGAGGGCCGAGGGGACCTGGCCGAGCTGGGCCGCAGACTGGCCCAGAAGCTGCAGGGCCTGGAGAAGTGGGGCCAGCACCCCGGGGTCGGTGCCAACGCCTCAGAGGCCGGGCACCGGGAGCCCCGCTTCCAGAGTCCCAGGGAGTGGAGTGGAAAGGAGAAGCggcggggtgggcagggggacCGGAGCGCTGAGCCCCGGAGGCACAAGAAGGAGGGGTCTGGTCGGGAGAGAAAGAACTGGGGGGGTGAGGGCCGGGAGATGgcagagggctggggggagggcaaGCCGCAGGGGGCGGAGTGGGGCAGCAGGAAGGACGCCAGGCGGCAGGGCCCCGAGGAGCCCCCTGGGAGGAGTGGGAGCCCTCACCCCCCCGGGGGGCAGCAGCACCCTCGGCGGGAGGAGGGCGCTAGCGACGGGCGAGGCCGCCCGGCACCGGCACCGTGGGCCGAGCTGTTGAGGCGCAAGTACCGGGCCCCACAGGGCTGCTCAGGCGTGCGCGAGTGTGCCCGGCAGGAGGGCCTGGCCTTCGGGGCAGAGCTGGCCCCGGTGCGGCGACAGGAGCTGGCCTCTCTGCTGACCACTTACCTGGCGCGGCTGCCCTGGGCCGGGCAGCTGACCCAGGAGCTGCCGCTCTCGCCCGCTTACTTTGGGGAGGATGGCATCTTCCGCCATGACCGCCTCCGCTTCCGGGACTTTGTGGATGCCTTGGAGGACAGCCTGGAGGAGGTGGCGGTGAGACAGACGGGTGACGACGATGAGGTGGATGACTTTGAGGGCTTCATCTTCAGCCACTTCTTTGGAGACAAAGCACTGAAGAAGAG GTCAGGGAAGAAGGACAGACACTTCCGGAGCCCGGGGAGGGGCTGA
- the PBXIP1 gene encoding pre-B-cell leukemia transcription factor-interacting protein 1 isoform X3: MASCPDSDNSWVLAGSEGLPVETLGPESRMDPEPGKAPQAPRSHFEAAADELAGAVNGEETPFQTESPQCGPVLPEKTEAKGVLEGDGCATKPPGLGDMVVQRDLEEAPVVAGPEDTRDTQDLEGHSPPQSLPSSPNAAWPVEEARRSGSEDDTDADVEAEGLRRRRGREPSTPRPVAALGVEGQARGEGAGGEPGLSPNMCLLGALVLLGLGILLFCGGLSEFDSGPTEEAQPQAFPDAGSDAEDGLGQPLQASAPPDRVPSLQSMALLLDKLAKENQDIRLLQAQLQAQKEELQSLVRQPRELEEENARLRGALRRGEAAQRTLESELQRLRAGCVRGPDGVCVPWSGGSLGGGVSGEWEPDPGLPEQQERLEAEAQALRRELERQRQLLGAVRQDLEQSLSGEGRGDLAELGRRLAQKLQGLEKWGQHPGVGANASEAGHREPRFQSPREWSGKEKRRGGQGDRSAEPRRHKKEGSGRERKNWGGEGREMAEGWGEGKPQGAEWGSRKDARRQGPEEPPGRSGSPHPPGGQQHPRREEGASDGRGRPAPAPWAELLRRKYRAPQGCSGVRECARQEGLAFGAELAPVRRQELASLLTTYLARLPWAGQLTQELPLSPAYFGEDGIFRHDRLRFRDFVDALEDSLEEVAVRQTGDDDEVDDFEGFIFSHFFGDKALKKRSGKKDRHFRSPGRG; encoded by the exons ATGGCTTCCTGCCCAGACTCTGACAACAGCTGGGTGCTTGCCGGCTCAGAG ggcctgcCCGTGGAGACCTTGGGCCCAGAATCCAGGATGGACCCAGAACCCGGGAAAGCTCCCCAGGCCCCTCGGAGCCACTTCGAGGCAGCTGCTGATGAACTAGCTGGGGCCGTGAATGGAGAAG AGACCCCCTTCCAGACTGAAAGTCCCCAGTGCGGTCCCGTTCTGCCAGAGAAGACCGAGGCCAAG GGTGTCCTGGAAGGTGACGGTTGTGCCACGAAGCCCCCCGGCCTGGGAGACATGGTGGTCCAGAGAGACTTGGAGGAGGCCCCTGTGGTGGCAGGCCCAGAAGACACACGAGACACGCAGGACCTGGAGGGTCACAGCCCCCCACAGAGCCTGCCCTCATCTCCCAACGCAG CCTGGCCCGTGGAGGAGGCCCGCCGCTCCGGCAGCGAGGACGACACAGACGCAGACGTGGAGGCGGAGGGGCTGCGGAGGCGGCGGGGCCGGGAGCCCAGCACCCCCCGGCCCGTGGCGGCCCTGGGCGTGGAGGGCCAGGCCCGCGGCGAGGGCGCGGGCGGGGAGCCGGGCCTCTCCCCCAACATGTGTCTCCTTGGGGCCCTGGTTCTGCTGGGCCTGGGAATCCTGCTCTTCTGCG GCGGCCTCTCGGAGTTTGACAGCG GGCCCACGGAGGAAGCACAGCCGCAGGCCTTCCCAGACGCCGGCTCGGATGCGGAG GATGGACTGGGGCAGCCGTTGCAGGCCTCAGCACCCCCCGACAGGGTGCCCAGCCTGCAGAGCATGGCCCTCTTGCTGGACAAGCTGGCCAAGGAGAACCAGGACATTCGGCTGCTTCAGGCCCAGCTCCAG GCCCAGAAGGAGGAGCTTCAGAGCCTGGTGCGCCAGCCCCGAGAGCTGGAAGAGGAGAACGCGCGGCTGCGGGGGGCCCTGCGGCGGGGCGAGGCCGCCCAGCGCACCCTGGAGTCCGAGCTGCAGCGGCTGCGGGCCGGCTGCGTGCGGGGCCCAGACGGGGTGTGCGTCCCCTGGAGCGGAGGCTCTCTGGGCGGCGGGGTCTCCGGGGAGTGGGAGCCGGACCCTGGCCTCCCTGAGCAGCAGGAACGGCTGGAGGCGGAGGCCCAGGCACTAAGGCGCGAGTTGGAGAGGCAGCGGCAGCTGCTGGGGGCGGTGCGGCAGGACCTGGAGCAGAGCTTGAGCGGTGAGGGCCGAGGGGACCTGGCCGAGCTGGGCCGCAGACTGGCCCAGAAGCTGCAGGGCCTGGAGAAGTGGGGCCAGCACCCCGGGGTCGGTGCCAACGCCTCAGAGGCCGGGCACCGGGAGCCCCGCTTCCAGAGTCCCAGGGAGTGGAGTGGAAAGGAGAAGCggcggggtgggcagggggacCGGAGCGCTGAGCCCCGGAGGCACAAGAAGGAGGGGTCTGGTCGGGAGAGAAAGAACTGGGGGGGTGAGGGCCGGGAGATGgcagagggctggggggagggcaaGCCGCAGGGGGCGGAGTGGGGCAGCAGGAAGGACGCCAGGCGGCAGGGCCCCGAGGAGCCCCCTGGGAGGAGTGGGAGCCCTCACCCCCCCGGGGGGCAGCAGCACCCTCGGCGGGAGGAGGGCGCTAGCGACGGGCGAGGCCGCCCGGCACCGGCACCGTGGGCCGAGCTGTTGAGGCGCAAGTACCGGGCCCCACAGGGCTGCTCAGGCGTGCGCGAGTGTGCCCGGCAGGAGGGCCTGGCCTTCGGGGCAGAGCTGGCCCCGGTGCGGCGACAGGAGCTGGCCTCTCTGCTGACCACTTACCTGGCGCGGCTGCCCTGGGCCGGGCAGCTGACCCAGGAGCTGCCGCTCTCGCCCGCTTACTTTGGGGAGGATGGCATCTTCCGCCATGACCGCCTCCGCTTCCGGGACTTTGTGGATGCCTTGGAGGACAGCCTGGAGGAGGTGGCGGTGAGACAGACGGGTGACGACGATGAGGTGGATGACTTTGAGGGCTTCATCTTCAGCCACTTCTTTGGAGACAAAGCACTGAAGAAGAG GTCAGGGAAGAAGGACAGACACTTCCGGAGCCCGGGGAGGGGCTGA